The nucleotide sequence CGCGCGGCGGGTGGGGCGGCCGGTCCGGGGCAGGCCCGTCCCCTATCCCACCCCACCGGCGAATCGGGCGGGACGGCGGGTCAGCCGGCGGTGCGCCAGCGGTCCATTTCGGCGCCGAGGTCGCGCAGGACGGCGCCGTTGATCTCGTACGCGACCAGCACCTCGGCGATGACGCGCTCGCGCTCGTCGGCGTCCCACGGCGCGTTGTCGAGCGAGGCGCGGTAGCCCTGCTTGAACGCGTCGAGGTCGCCGACGGCCGCGAAGTCGTAGAACGCGACGCCTTCGTGGCCCGCCAGGCCGAAGTGACGGCGCATCAGCTTGGCTATGTGCTGCCCGCCGGACATGTCGCCGAGGTAGCGCGTGTAGTGGTGCGCGACGTAGCCGCCGGGCCAGTCGAAGCACGTCTCGCGCAGGCGCTCCCGGTAGCGGACGGTCGCGGCGTTGGCGGGGAACTTCTCCCGCCAGCCGTCGCCGCCCAGGAAGCGCATGTCGGCCTCCAGGGCCGGCATGCGGTCGAGTACCGGCGGGCAGAACGGCGCGGCGGTGGGGTTGCCGCGCATGACGGCGGACGCCTGTTCCAACACCTCGTACGCCCAGTAGTGCTGGGCGGCCATCGCCGCGTAGCCGTCGCGGGTGAGGCCGCCGCGCATGAGCACGTCGAGGAAGCCTTCCCCTTCGGCGCTTTGGTGGCTGCTCCAGGAGCGCCGTCGCATGGCCGCGGAGAACGTCTCTTCGTCGGTCTTGTGGGTCTCGGCGGTCTTCGTCGTGGTCATCCTGACTCCCCTAGCAGGGCTGCCCGAGAGCGGCGTGGATACGACAGGCGGTACGGCACGCGGACAAGCGGATACGGCGTGTGGGCATGGCGAACCCGCGCGGCTCGCGCGCCCCGCGGTGTGCGGGCGGCCCGTCCGGACCGGCGGTACGACAAGCTGCCGATCCGCAGTCTGGGCGGCCCCGGACGCCCCCGTCAAGATCTTGCCGACAACTTGTCGGCATCTTCGCCACCCGGGCCCTCGCACACGCATTCGGCGGCAAACGCCTAGGCTCGGGCGGTGTTCGACCTCGGGCCCGCGGGGCGACCCCGCCCATGGGCGGCGGGGTTTCTGAGGGTACCCTAACCCGCGCACCGCGATCCGGTCGTCCGTCCGCCAACCAACCCGGGAGTCCAGCACCGTGACCAGCCTCCGCACCCGCCGCGGGACAGCGGCCGGGGCCCTCGCCGTCCTCACCGCGCTGCTCACATGGCTCGTCGTCGCGGCGGCCCCGGCGCACGCCGAGGGCTCGGCGATCACGGTGTCCAA is from Yinghuangia sp. ASG 101 and encodes:
- a CDS encoding biliverdin-producing heme oxygenase, with product MTTTKTAETHKTDEETFSAAMRRRSWSSHQSAEGEGFLDVLMRGGLTRDGYAAMAAQHYWAYEVLEQASAVMRGNPTAAPFCPPVLDRMPALEADMRFLGGDGWREKFPANAATVRYRERLRETCFDWPGGYVAHHYTRYLGDMSGGQHIAKLMRRHFGLAGHEGVAFYDFAAVGDLDAFKQGYRASLDNAPWDADERERVIAEVLVAYEINGAVLRDLGAEMDRWRTAG